The genome window CCATATGTTGGGCCACATCATATATGCTTCAAGGAAGACAATATAATTTACTCTGCAAACTCCTATAATAATAGTGTATATAAAATTAATATTGATTCAAAGGAAGTAGAGGATATTGTATTTGTGGGCAGCTTTCCTAGTCATTTAGTTTTTCATAATGGATTTATTTTCGTTACAAACAGTGATTCTAACTCAATATCTGTTATAGAAGAAAAGGGCTTTAATTTAATTGAAAATATACCAGCAGGCGAAAGACCACACGACATAAAGGTTGATAAAGAAAATAACAGACTCTATATATCAAACAACAATGGATATAGTGTGGATATGATTGATCTATCTCTAAATATTGAAAAAAAAATTAATTTAAAATACAATCCAGTTCATGTTCTAGTTGAAGATAATATAATGTTTGTACTATCACCTCCATCTAATGGTTTGATAGATAGCAGGTTAGTAGTATACTCCTTAGAGAAGGACAGAACAATAGAAGAAATCTATGTATCTGGAGTGATAGTTGACATGGTAATCTTAGAAAACAAAGAAACAGCGTTTGTAACGAATGTAGAAGATGGAAACTTATATGAGATTGATCTAATAGAATATAAAATCAGGTCAATTTATAACATAGGTGGAATGCCCAACAATATAATAAGAAAAAATGACGAGTTATATATCTCTGATGCACTTTACAATAGAGTTGTCATATTTAATTATATTCAATGTCGAGTTGTTTGTAGCATAAATGTAGGTATTGAACCTAATGGACTAATTATAATTTAATTTTAAGTAAGATAAAAAATAGCCTGCAATAGTAGGCTATTCATCTATCAATAGGTCAAAGATTTGTTTATAAATTTCGTGAGGATTTTTCTTCCAATTATTGCAAATCATTTTTGCTTGTTTATTAGATACAACATTTAAGGACATGCTAAATAGATTTATATCTTTTTCGATAACCTTAAGATTCACTATATATTCAGACTCACTTTTTTTATAGTAGTTCCCAATTATTTGGCTTTCCTTTACCATTTCTTCTTTTTTCTTTTGAAATCTTTTAATGACTTCTTCTTTTAGAGTTTGTGGTATCCTATCATTAAAAAAGCTAAGAGTATCCTTTCCTGCATTTGATAAATGATAGTATTCTTGACCATCCTTTATAGAGAACTCAATAAATTTAGAGCTTACAAGTTCACTAATAAATTGCTGAGCTAAGAAATAATTCATATAGTTATTTTCTAATAAAAATTGAGTAATTTCTGAATTATTCATAGGAATATCTGCATTATCTAATATATATAAAATGAGAAGTTTATTTTGAGCTAATTCTTTGCTATTATCTATAAACACATAATCACCCTCTAATTCTAAAAAGCATATATAATATTTGAGTATTCATACATTTGATAATACAAAAATCATAACAAAGTAATTATATCACAAAAAAAAGAGAAGCGGTATTACTCCACTTCTCTTTTTTGTATATTTACTTAATTATTATTTACCTGCTAAGTTTCTTTGAGCTTGCTCTACTAATCTTTTAGTCATATAACCGCCAACGTATCCATTTTGTCTTGAGCTTAGGTTACCTTTATCTATTTGCTCATAGTTGGATAAACCTAGTTCGCTAGCGATTTCAGTTTTCATTTGGTTTAAAGCCATTCTTGCTTCAGGAACAACTATTCTATTTGATGATCTAGCCATGTTTTTCCCTCCAAATAGATTTTTTATAATACAACATCATTTTGATGTTGTAATAATAATATAACCAGCATAGATACTCTATATGCTAGCAATTAATACTAACAAAGTACAGTATATAGAAAACATTTACAAGATTTCACATTTGGTTTCAGAATTGTAATCGAATTGTCATCAATATAGTATAGCTTAACCAACTTAATTGAAATATAATTATATTATAGTTGTTCTATCTAATTTTTTAAACATAATCAAAGTACAAAGGAGGAAAAAAATGAAAAAAATAATTAGACTTATTTCAATTGCGTTAATTCTTTTATTATTTGTATCAGGATGTTCAAAAAATATTAAAGATGCAAATGCAGAAGATATTCAAACAACAGAAGACCAAACTCAGCAAAACAATGTAGAAGGAGAGGAGAATAAAGAAAGTCAACAAGAGGAAAGTAAGGAAGAAGAAATTAATGTAGACCCAAAGGAAAAGATAGATTTATCACTTAAACCAAATGAAGCAGGTCAGATTATGGTTCTTATGTATCATAATATAGGTGAAGAAGAGGCAGAATGGGTTAGAACACCAGAAAATTTCAAAAAAGACTTAAAGACACTATATGAAAAAGGGTACAGACCAATCAGTCTAGAAGACTTTGTCAACAATAACATTGATGTTGAAGCTGGACTCACTCCAGTAGTGCTTACCTTTGATGATGGAAATCAAAACAACTTTAATATAATCGAAAAAGATGGACAAAAAATAGTTGATCCTAATTCAGCAGTAGGAATCTTAGAGGAGTTCAACAAAGAATATCCAGATTTCCCACTAAAAGCTACTTTTTTCGTATTTGGTGAGAATCCATTTAGGCAGCCAGAATTATTAGAATATAAGCTAAATTACCTAATAGAAAAGGGTTTCGATATTGGTAATCATACAGTTGGGCATAATGATATGTCGAAAATTTCTGATCCTAATAAAATTCAAGAGTATATAGGTAAACAGGCAGCATTTTTAGAAAGTCTAATTCCTGGCTACAAGGTAAATACCTACGCACTTAG of Proteiniborus sp. DW1 contains these proteins:
- a CDS encoding beta-propeller fold lactonase family protein gives rise to the protein MELLGNKLIVANTGSDSISIIDIENYSLSDTIYFSESVKIKEKTTSTGPYVGPHHICFKEDNIIYSANSYNNSVYKINIDSKEVEDIVFVGSFPSHLVFHNGFIFVTNSDSNSISVIEEKGFNLIENIPAGERPHDIKVDKENNRLYISNNNGYSVDMIDLSLNIEKKINLKYNPVHVLVEDNIMFVLSPPSNGLIDSRLVVYSLEKDRTIEEIYVSGVIVDMVILENKETAFVTNVEDGNLYEIDLIEYKIRSIYNIGGMPNNIIRKNDELYISDALYNRVVIFNYIQCRVVCSINVGIEPNGLIII
- a CDS encoding DUF4364 family protein, producing the protein MFIDNSKELAQNKLLILYILDNADIPMNNSEITQFLLENNYMNYFLAQQFISELVSSKFIEFSIKDGQEYYHLSNAGKDTLSFFNDRIPQTLKEEVIKRFQKKKEEMVKESQIIGNYYKKSESEYIVNLKVIEKDINLFSMSLNVVSNKQAKMICNNWKKNPHEIYKQIFDLLIDE
- a CDS encoding alpha/beta-type small acid-soluble spore protein, encoding MARSSNRIVVPEARMALNQMKTEIASELGLSNYEQIDKGNLSSRQNGYVGGYMTKRLVEQAQRNLAGK
- a CDS encoding polysaccharide deacetylase family protein, whose protein sequence is MKKIIRLISIALILLLFVSGCSKNIKDANAEDIQTTEDQTQQNNVEGEENKESQQEESKEEEINVDPKEKIDLSLKPNEAGQIMVLMYHNIGEEEAEWVRTPENFKKDLKTLYEKGYRPISLEDFVNNNIDVEAGLTPVVLTFDDGNQNNFNIIEKDGQKIVDPNSAVGILEEFNKEYPDFPLKATFFVFGENPFRQPELLEYKLNYLIEKGFDIGNHTVGHNDMSKISDPNKIQEYIGKQAAFLESLIPGYKVNTYALSYGARPKDKSLYPYLQKGEFEGKSYENIAILNVGWDPSVSPIDKAFDPYAIHRIRASETKVDGVGMYDWLTVFDKNPERRFISDGNPDIVTVPKKFEEKVDKEKLGDKELYIYEE